The Bacteroidia bacterium genomic interval AGGCTATGTTCGTATTCCTGATAAGATGTTGGAGGATTTGGAGAAACTGGCTGAGTACCTCAATGAGAGTTATGATTATGTCATGACTTTGCCTCCGAAATAGAATGTTTAAATGTCGTACCATGAAATTTGCACAGGAAAATACTCCCTTACCCAAAGGATGGTGTTACCTTATGATTACTGTACAAAGAACCGGACAAGTACTATCTCCATCAGGAGGTTGGTTCCTGAACAAAGAAGATGATCTCTATATCCAGTTTGATGAACTCGATGAAGCGAAGGCCTGGGCAAGCGATAAGGCAAAAAGATCCGATGATATTTCTATTTTATTGTACAAAGAAGGAGATGTTTTTGTAGAAGAATTCAATTCTCCTGTACACGCTTACACCTATTCACGACCCAAAGTAGGCTGGAAAACAATCCTCATGAGAATTTTGGGAAAACGAAAATGAAATTCGAGGACATTGAAGGGAAGTTCCCCTTCAATGTGTAATTTCAAGCTCTAAACCGAAGGTATGAATCTGAGAGAAAAAAATCCTGCTTTGCTCCTCATCGACATCCAAAAAGGCATGGACGAAATAGAATATTGGGGAGGCAATCGAAACAATCCGAATGCAGAAGAAAAAGCCCAGGAGATTCTGGCCAAATGGCGCGAACTAAACTTGCCCATTTATCATGTACAGCACTCTTCCCAAAACCCCATTTCCAAATTACATCATACACATCCGGGCTTTGAGCTAAAAGACGGATTCAAACCACAGGAAGGAGAGCCGCTTATTGTCAAAAATGTCAATAGCGCCTTTATTGGAACAGATTTGAAGGAGCAGTTGGAAAAAGCAGGAATCGATACCCTCGTGATCGTAGGCCTGACCACCAATCACTGTGTTTCTACAACTACCCGCATGGCTGGGAATTTTGGCTTCCAAACCTATCTCATTTCTGACGCCACAGCTACTTTTGACCGCATCGGCATCAATGGAGAAAAATATAGTTCTGAGGTAGTACATCTCACTACCCTGGCAAGCCTGAATGAAGAATTTGCAGAGGTAGTGGATACCGAGACTTTGCTGGCAAAGGTATAAGGGATCATTTGACCCCTCCGCGCAGGCCAACTTCCCCTTATTCGCCGAATAATGGGAGGAGCGCAATCCGATTACGTATAATTTTGCTAGCGAATCCTATTTTGATCCAGCCTCCAGTGTCATTGCGAGGTCAAAATTTGACCGAAGCAATCTCCTTGATTCCGATTAGTTTTTTAAGTCAAGGGGATTGCTTCGGCTGTCATACAGCCTCGCAATGACAT includes:
- a CDS encoding cysteine hydrolase family protein, giving the protein MNLREKNPALLLIDIQKGMDEIEYWGGNRNNPNAEEKAQEILAKWRELNLPIYHVQHSSQNPISKLHHTHPGFELKDGFKPQEGEPLIVKNVNSAFIGTDLKEQLEKAGIDTLVIVGLTTNHCVSTTTRMAGNFGFQTYLISDATATFDRIGINGEKYSSEVVHLTTLASLNEEFAEVVDTETLLAKV